The nucleotide sequence TCAATACCATGGGAGGTGCTGCTCTAACACCCCAGGCATATCCATCTGCATCCCAACGGGCAAAAATCAATTCATCGTTCCATAGTTCAAAGAAAATACCAGAATAGGAATCAATCGCTTGTTTGAAAGGAGAGTCTCCTGAAGTGCTTGTATATAACTTATAGGTTCCAAGGTCTATCACATCTTTTGCTGCCTGAGCTGCTAGTTCCCATTTCTGAGGATCTTGAGTTTGAGGGAACAGAAAGTCTCCATAGAAGTTCTTCATTCCTTTATACAAATCGCATCCGTTAAAAAGTGGACGTGCCGCATATAGAAGTAAGCGTGATTTTGCTGCAAGTGCAGCTCCCTTGGTTGCTCTTCCGTACCAAGATGGATCAGTAATTTTATCAGGAAGATTTGTTGCTGCAATTGTTAGTTCTTCCGAAATAAATTTCACGCATGCATCAACAGAATGTCTGTCTATCTGATCATTTGGAATCGTAAGATCAGACGCTTGGTCTCCCCATATATAAACAGGTCCATATTGTCTGAATAACATGAAATAATAGAAGGCTCTTAAAAAACGGGCTTCAGCCTTCATCTTGGCTCTGTTTTCTTCAGTAACTTCCAGACAAAGATCCACATTATTCATAAAAGTAGTTGCCTGGTTAATTCCCTGATAATAATGGGACCAAGTATGATAATTACTTGTTGTTGGATTCCACGAACCATCATTTTGAGAAATATAATTAACCCATGCTGTCCAAGAGAAATAGGCTTCATCCGAACAGGCAACCATATTATCAAGTACATTTTTATCGTTAGGGAGGAAAGAGTATACCTGCGCCAAGTAGCGTTCTGTTGTTTCCCGTTTGTCAAAAACTTCTTCAATTGTCATCTGGTCACCCAAGTAATGGGTGAGGTACGATTCGCACGAAGTAAAAGACAAACTAATTATCAGGCACGCTATATAAATAATTTTAGTTTTCATATCTTTTAAAAATTAAGATTAATACCGACGTTTGCAACCCTCATATTTGGATAAACAGCTCCCATGGAATTATTTAGTTCAGGGTCCCAAAGCTTAAATTTAGAGAAGGTCATTAGATTTACCCCTTGGACATATATTCTAAAAGTAGATACACCAATTTTTTTTGTAATTAGTTTAGGAATTGTGTAACCTAATTCTGCATTTTTTAAACGCATAAAGCTAGCATCGTACTGTTTTGCTGTTGATAACTGTTTATTATTTTGATTG is from uncultured Macellibacteroides sp. and encodes:
- a CDS encoding RagB/SusD family nutrient uptake outer membrane protein codes for the protein MKTKIIYIACLIISLSFTSCESYLTHYLGDQMTIEEVFDKRETTERYLAQVYSFLPNDKNVLDNMVACSDEAYFSWTAWVNYISQNDGSWNPTTSNYHTWSHYYQGINQATTFMNNVDLCLEVTEENRAKMKAEARFLRAFYYFMLFRQYGPVYIWGDQASDLTIPNDQIDRHSVDACVKFISEELTIAATNLPDKITDPSWYGRATKGAALAAKSRLLLYAARPLFNGCDLYKGMKNFYGDFLFPQTQDPQKWELAAQAAKDVIDLGTYKLYTSTSGDSPFKQAIDSYSGIFFELWNDELIFARWDADGYAWGVRAAPPMVLKEGYGGYCPSIKLVDTYPMAESGRYPITGYKTNGEPVIDPKSGYVENGFVDNYVHPIDGSQIKANKSVIGRDARFYASILWNGMNWINTFNGKKLVTFFDGGTSSFNNSTGDFVKVGYMFRRMSDPRNDTETGKWGKFSWPFFRLAEIYLNYAEACNEKPNRNEAEALLYINKVRNRSGLNNIEVAYPEVKGNQALLRELLRKERMVELAFENHRYYDIRTWMIAPQESNGPRFGRELRATNFEDSWARTSDICSPIVFEPKHYLFPIHQNQLNEMKNITQNYGW